A window from Primulina huaijiensis isolate GDHJ02 chromosome 13, ASM1229523v2, whole genome shotgun sequence encodes these proteins:
- the LOC140991008 gene encoding biotin carboxyl carrier protein of acetyl-CoA carboxylase 1, chloroplastic-like, giving the protein MASFGVPRPKIPGLPAASLQPIAADGLPRITLFSLSDTRSMLPRLQARSKSPSDSFKVCAQLNEVAVQKSNSIPAADSLSVKEPGEKIEAPDASSLSVFMSQVSDLVKLVDSRDIVELQLKQMDCELVVRKKEALPQPSVAAPVITPPSYHAMIPPQLPPANVPAPTSASSVPSAPAPLPAPPAPAKPKSSHPPFKCPMAGNFYRSPAPGAPAFVKVGDKIQKGQVICIIEAMKLMNEIEADQSGTVVDILVEDGKPVSVDLPLFIIEP; this is encoded by the exons ATGGCTTCTTTCGGCGTCCCACGTCCGAAAATTCCGGGTTTGCCAGCTGCTTCATTGCAGCCGATCGCCGCTGACGGTCTTCCCCGCATTACGTTATTTTCTCTATCCGATACCAGATCGATGCTTCCTAGATTGCAG GCGCGTAGCAAGAGCCCGTCAGATTCCTTTAAGGTCTGTGCTCAATTGAATGAG GTTGCTGTTCAGAAATCAAATTCTATTCCAGCTGCAGACTCATTGTCAGTCAAAGAACCTggagagaaaatcgaagctccagATGCATCATCACTTTCAGTTTTCATGAGCCAGGTGTCGGACCTTGTCAA GCTTGTGGATTCAAGGGATATTGTGGAATTGCAGCTTAAGCAGATGGACTGTGAACTCGTCGTAAGAAAAAAGGAAGCACTGCCACAACCATCAGTTGCAGCCCCTGTTATTACACCTCCTTCTTACCATGCTATGATTCCACCACAACTGCCTCCTGCAAATGTTCCTGCTCCTACTTCTGCAAGTTCTGTTCCATCTGCTCCAGCTCCACTGCCGGCACCACCTGCACCAGCAAAACCAAAGTCATCACATCCTCCATTCAAATGTCCAATGGCTGGAAACTTTTATCGTTCTCCAGCTCCTGGTGCACCAGCTTTTGTGAAg GTTGGGGATAAGATCCAGAAAGGACAGGTTATTTGCATCATTGAGGCGATGAAATTAATGAATGAGATTGAG GCCGATCAATCTGGCACTGTAGTTGACATACTTGTAGAAGATGGAAAACCTGTCAGTGTGGATTTG CCGTTATTTATCATTGAGCCATGA
- the LOC140991328 gene encoding uncharacterized protein has protein sequence MGLSGFIVHKRSSLAKCSIQKVIILSASLKEQSGLLGGNQSEDKVPVEESNNNDMTTKPKGSNTNTQIGAANYRLSSSTLANCSNPFYKNIPDQNSLLSKRKRSSIFESMQFTDTSMVILQHSEGELCTLGKKSHVVGTVDKGSFRDDKNEHTSLKRHADPDEVLLCQEQVYNFVSDDTSKEDVGGLHLLANALSIILQNSEGDISGSGEKINVRAMGTNSPSRVCNNNQTSIKSVSGLDEISPCEKHAHHCDADIPNEALDEEQEQDHDAKDMEGDKEGASELKTYEKCMEPQQNIQRNVCETEDGNFFCANDVYSDDMTDIARQKNAFLHSQFTHSQDSLEKVDWRELNRCIKCNESGKLLICSSNSCFSAIHESCLGSDAIFDKMEEFHCPFCAYSLALSKYLEVKGKVSLARKDLASFLSRGSRKQSKGKFCMSRRMVQNHLEQDEDSHKSELQTRGGKVNKHHSRKNIECKEVGPSVLSFGDNPHQKGVASTNELTKDFNKDKQGEGMRQESQSPGVHGQNQVAAMADHISQGENTNCRSKKEVLCPPDSDTESTSSPINEHTDEDDLSGEESGDSDISKYIISIRKHKRQSSNPGTPQFRRKRVPWTTEEELTLKNGMERFCGDQDKSIPWKKILDYGENVFHENRTTVDLKDKWRNIKKLLEKLYPSNEDARVT, from the exons ATGGGACTTTCAGGCTTTATTGTGCATAAAAGATCTAGCTTGGCCAAATGTTCGATACAAAAG GTAATCATCCTCTCTGCATCTCTGAAGGAACAAAGTGGTTTGTTAGGTGGAAACCAATCTGAAGATAAAGTCCCAGTGGAAGAAAGTAACAACAATGATATGACAACTAAACCCAAGGGAAGTAATACAAACACTCAAATTGGTGCAGCAAATTATCGGTTGAGTTCTTCCACTCTTGCAAATTGCAGCAACCCCTTCTACAAAAATATACCTGATCAAAACTCGTTACTTTCTAAGAGGAAAAGAAGTTCCATTTTCGAGAGTATGCAGTTTACAGATACATCTATGGTAATTTTGCAACACAGCGAAGGAGAACTATGCACATTAGGAAAGAAATCTCATGTTGTGGGCACAGTGGACAAAGGTTCCTTCAGGGATGATAAAAATGAGCATACTTCATTGAAGAGGCATGCTGATCCTGATGAAGTTTTGCTTTGCCAAGAGCAGGTTTATAATTTTGTGTCAGATGACACATCTAAAGAGGACGTTGGAGGCTTACATCTGTTGGCAAATGCATTGTCAATAATCTTGCAAAACAGTGAAGGAGATATCAGTGGCTCAGGggaaaaaattaatgtaagaGCCATGGGGACTAATTCACCTTCTAGAGTCtgtaataacaatcaaacttcAATAAAAAGTGTTAGTGGTTTGGATGAAATTTCGCCTTGTGAAAAGCATGCTCATCATTGTGACGCTGACATTCCAAATGAAGCACTTGATGAGGAACAGGAGCAAGATCATGATGCTAAGGATATGGAAGGTGACAAAGAAGGTGCCTCTGAGCTAAAAACATATGAGAAATGCATGGAACCTCAGCAAAATATTCAGAGAAATGTTTGTGAAACCGAAGATGGAAACTTTTTCTGCGCTAATGATGTATATTCTGATGATATGACCGATATCGCCAGACAAAAGAATGCTTTTTTGCACTCACAATTCACACACAGTCAGGATTCTTTGGAAAAAGTTGATTGGAGAGAGTTAAATCGTTGCATCAAATGTAATGAGAGTGGGAAATTATTGATCTGTAGTTCCAACTCCTGCTTTTCAGCGATTCACGAGAGCTGTTTGGGTTCTGATGCGATCTTTGATAAAATGGAAGAATTTCACTGCCCATTTTGTGCATACTCGCTGGCACTCTCAAAGTACTTGGAAGTTAAGGGAAAGgtctctttggcaagaaaggacTTGGCTTCCTTTTTGTCTAGGGGAAGCAGAAAACAATCAAAGGGAAAGTTTTGTATGTCACGTCGGATGGTTCAAAATCATTTAGAACAGGATGAGGATTCACATAAAAGTGAACTACAGACCAGGGGGGGTAAAGTCAATAAGCATCATAGCAGGAAAAATATTGAATGCAAAGAGGTAGGTCCTTCAGTGTTAAGTTTTGGTGACAATCCCCATCAAAAAGGTGTAGCATCAACAAACGAGCTGACTAAAGATTTTAATAAAGACAAACAAGGAGAAGGAATGAGGCAAGAATCCCAATCACCTGGAGTTCATGGACAAAATCAAGTGGCTGCAATGGCAGATCATATATCCCAGGGTGAAAATACCAACTGCAGATCAAAGAAGGAAGTTCTGTGTCCTCCTGACTCAGATACTGAAAGCACATCCTCACCAATTAATGAGCATACCGATGAAGATGATTTATCTGGAGAAGAAAGTGGGGATTCTGACATTTCCAAGTACATCATAAGCATCCGAAAGCACAAAAGACAAAG TTCAAATCCTGGAACACCTCAATTTAGGCGGAAAAGAGTCCCATGGACGACCGAAGAGGAACTGACATTGAAG AATGGGATGGAGAGATTTTGTGGGGATCAAGATAAAAGTATTCCATGGAAGAAAATTTTGGACTATGGGGAAAATGTTTTCCATGAAAACCGTACTACAGTAGACCTTAAAGATAAATGGAGGAACATCAAGAAGCTCCTGGAAAAGCTCTATCCATCTAATGAGGATGCACGGGTGACATAA
- the LOC140991329 gene encoding uncharacterized protein has translation MLKKKLKSSCKKKSVLKNQMDDIPHLNDIVDLEEDENEDDIQTKMKGKRPMSGPTVQGKRCKQAGPIDLYFAKDVEEIIRQRRAKNKGQFDENKKKLREDAVQKFATWMYDAGIPFNAVKYDSLQPYIDAIGTFGVGMKPPSYHEVKVKYLKKELTNTNLFLKSHEEDHARYGCTIMVDGWTDKKSRTLINFLVNGPKGTIFVESVDASSYSHTADKMYELLSKFVNRIGEQNVVQVVTDNASCNVKAGRLLENNFPHLYWTPCAAHCLDLMLEEIFKIPNLKKLHERALMVNGYIYNRPQLLSMMREFTGQRDMVRTAKTRFATVFFTLKRFQVQQANLRKMFTSEKWEKKSIF, from the exons ATGTTAAAGAAGAAATTAAAGAGTTCATGCAAAAAAAAGAgtgttttgaaaaatcaaatggaTGATATTCCTCATTTAAATGATATTGTTGATTTGGAAGAAGACGAGAATGAGGATGATATTCAAACTAAAATGAAAGGGAAACGACCAATGTCCGGCCCTACGGTGCAGGGTAAAAGGTGTAAACAAGCAGGGCCTATTGATCTTTATTTTGCGAAAGATGTAGAAGAAATTATCAGACAGAGACGTGCGAAAAATAAAGGCCAGTTTGatgaaaataagaagaaattaAGAGAAGATGCGGTTCAGAAATTTGCTACGTGGATGTATGATGCCGGAATTCCTTTTAATGCTGTTAAATACGATTCTTTGCAACCCTATATTGATGCTATTGGGACTTTTGGAGTGGGAATGAAACCTCCATCATATCATGAAGTAAAAGTTAAGTATTTGAAGAAGGAGTTGACAAATACGAACCTGTTTCTCAAATCCCACGAAGAAGATCATGCTAGGTATGGTTGTACAATCATGGTAGATGGGTGGACGGATAAAAAAAGTAGAACtcttataaattttttggtAAATGGTCCTAAAGGAACTATATTTGTTGAATCGGTGGATGCTTCAAGTTATTCTCACACTGCTGATAAGATGTATGAGTTACTTTCTAAATTTGTGAATCGAATTGGAGAACAGAATGTGGTTCAGGTTGTAACAGacaatgcaagctgcaatgttaaagcag GTCGTCTTTTGGAAAACAATTTTCCACACTTGTATTGGACTCCATGTGCAGCTCATTGCCTAGATTTGATGCTTGaggaaatattcaaaattcCTAACCTCAAAAAATTGCATGAACGGGCATTGATGGTGAATGGTTATATTTACAATAGACCACAATTGTTGAGCATGATGAGAGAGTTTACTGGACAGAGAGACATGGTAAGAACTGCAAAGACTCGTTTCGCAACcgttttttttactttaaagcGGTTTCAAGTTCAGCAAGCAAATCTGAGAAAGATGTTTACATCTGAAAAGTGGGAAAAAAAGTCGATATTCTAG
- the LOC140956304 gene encoding uncharacterized protein translates to MKILYLTCSSSGCERNWSVFEHIHSKKRNRLSQQRLNDVVYIKYNRALRRRYAMRDKIGPISLSEIDDSNEWLLGKLDDSDNENDDNDLVFEDDDLRWSDVAQAVGVGESAYDFRSRKASTSKRASSSTSAKRKQSSARTSLVNEVDEEEINIDDETEEEDTDGYKSSDGADDVDLEDEDDD, encoded by the exons ATGAAGATTTTGTACCTCACATGCTCTTCTTCAGGTTGTGAACGTAATTGGAGTGTATTTGAACAT ATACattctaaaaaaagaaataggTTGTCTCAACAACGATTGAATGATGTGGTATATATCAAATACAACAGAGCGTTGAGGCGAAGATATGCCATGCGAGATAAGATTGGTCCTATTTCTTTGTCAGAAATAGATGATAGTAATGAATGGTTGTTGGGAAAGTTGGATGATAGTGATAACGAGAATGATGATAACGATTTGGTCTTCGAAGATGATGATTTGCGTTGGAGTGATGTAGCACAAGCGGTTGGGGTTGGTGAAAGTGCATATGACTTTCGATCTCGAAAGGCATCTACTTCAAAAAGAGCGTCATCGTCCACTTCAGCAAAAAGAAAGCAATCTTCAGCTCGAACTAGTCTTGTGAATGAAGTGGATGAAGAAGAGATCAACATTGATGATGAAACTGAAGAAGAAGATACCGATGGATACAAATCAAGTGATGGGGCTGATGACGTAGATTTGGAAGATGAAGATGACGATTAA